In Acipenser ruthenus chromosome 1, fAciRut3.2 maternal haplotype, whole genome shotgun sequence, the genomic stretch CTTactgtttcatcagcctttgttccttttcattatacaacacgatacttatgcttcccatttaaatgataAAGAAATCATTGGAaatgtctgtaaacattgtgtgattttcctgtgtttaatgtaagctctgaatcaacgcagggttaatgaaGTCTTAACATTAAGCTGTACATCAGCCGTTTGCGATCACCAGCCTTGTTGTTCGACATTGTGATGCGTGGGTGTAGCGCCTTGCTGTCTGTGAAAATTGAGCAAAACTCTCTGTGACACcttatagcatgtcacttttaacaaaagtaactggttttagaaccagtttcaaTTGTTTTGATAATGATTTGTatataggctcaaaacagcttattaagcagaaacaatttatgtgaaaacaaaaatgttatctGTCCCGAGGTTACAGCTGCACTCTGAGGTATGAAGTCAGTCACACCCTACAAGGCCAGGGCAATACATAGGCAACAATTCTCACATAGAGCTCGTAAATTATgtaatgctctgccttcgttttcatggaagctgggaccattacagttttcaagtcaagacttaaaatgtacttttataaaatggctttcttagtgggttttaatgtaacttaaaaattgctgcttttgtagtatgtgtatactgttatttaaatgagctgtggcagttgtatgtgtgacatgctatacaaatgtattgtggtttgttcgtttttttctgctatgtactgtacagtgctttgtgatacttttgtataaaaagcgctctATAAATTCATTaagtataaatgtatgtgtgggaCGCATGATGGTCTGAAGTCTGCTGTTCtgttgtttaatttaggttcaAACATACTTCTTTTTTCATAAATATCCTTCAGTATTATGGGACTTTGTTGTTTTCACTTCTgtccatcacacacctgtttctacTAACGCTGATTAAGGATTACTATGGAGTCGTTCTTCCCTGCCGGTGTGAGCTGCAGCGTGTGCCGCAATCGTGTAAGAATATcgggaaaggacactggctgtttCTCTCTGtatctttttctttatttttcaatttaataGCCTACTGTAacatatattgttatattttgtttaatttctgtaagtcgctttggataaaagcgtccgctaaataataataataataataataataataataataataatgggagaGGTGCCCATTATTAAATAGTTAATTTGCCATATAAATGATATCCTTCAGGCATAATGTGAAGCTCAAACAAAATTCTAGGAAAATGCCTTCTCACTAAAAGACACTAAACTTAGTCACAGATCAAAATGAAACGAATTTCGAATCCCTCTCGTACTAGCATGTCCAGGTTATTCTGCACATACTCATATTTTTCTACTCCAACTCCTTCTAGGAAATCAGCTGTATGAGTCATCTTTACACCAATGCAAAGTTCGCCCCCGTCTCCCCAAGCTGTACAACACTGTTAGTGTTACACAACTACGAAGGAAGTGCCTTACATTAGTGCCTTTGAAAGTTAGGTATCGTTTTGTACAGGTTCAGATGCCCTATAACTTGATTACAAATCAAGCAAATCTACAGGTGTGTAATGCACCCGCCAGGTCAGTGTGCTAACTGAGCAAGGGAACAGTTAAATTCATCCTATGATAGAATTCTAGAAAATACAACAGATTATATTTTCTACAGGACAGAGTCGTTTCCAAATAATGTAAATGGAATGCTCAGTGTACCCGTCTTTAGCAGCCACCAATGTGTTGTTGCTTTGATTACTGGGTGACTGGTTAGCTTtcactgtattgttattattactgtgatttacagtatgtggaataacttcttgtgttctcacAATACCtgtaaaaaaagtaattgtgaCATACAGAGGTGCAAATAAATTTACAGACAGACATTCACCCCCATACATCCCCAGAATATAATACTCTCATTAACATATGCTTGTTTAAACCAAGCttgatcacaattggataagcgtgTTTCGAGAGACATGGACAAATGTAAATGTGTATGTGTTTAGTACCACCTCCGCTGAAGTCTATCACCCCCACttggaataataaaataaattccacaacattacaatttttttcTTTGACTTGTATGCCTGAGAGACATGGATtttagaatattttatttttgtctccgTTGTTTTTGTGGGACAAAGAAAAGGAATTACAAAATGGCTCTTAAGACATAATGCATTAATGCAGAAAGATGGGCAATGAAAAACCGTACCAcattagggattagggttagggttagttttaGGGTTAGACAAGATTGAAAAATTGCAACAAAACTGCAACATAAGCATAACAATAAACATTCAGTAATACAAtcaatataacatatttttacagttttaaacaaaaaactcAACGGAACTTTAGAAATGCTCTGCAatgtttacccccacttacatTGGTAGTGGAAAGAGAAAAATGAGGAGTTACTCTTGTAGTAAGCTATTACTTTAAACTGTGAACTCTGACACATATTTTGGTCCCTTCATTTAAATCCATGTATTAAATGTCACCTGACaactttggggaaaaaaacacttcaatgcattttttgttgttgtctttgCTTTACTCACCTTTActcacattttaaattattaactaTGTAACCAAAAACACCACATGCTGGGTGGAGTATCTTTATATGAATTCTGGAAAACCACAATACATGTCTTTTGATAAGTCTGAAAGGTAGTTACAATGAATAAAGAGGATATATTTGGTTAAGCTATAGTTTGTCTTCAGACATGCATTTTCACACTACTATGTTCTTTCTGCAATAACATTACATTTGTCTCTGTATGAGGAGGCATAAAGCTATGAGCAGTGGACTGTATCTCcggtataattataattatagtgTCACTTGATATCTTCAAGTTCCCCTCGTAAACTTGAGGAGGATTCTGCCAAGATAAACAGAACAAGCATTCTACAATCAAGTATCAACAAGGTCTTGTGAATCATCGATATAGACGTCTCCACTCTGACTCGTACTACCATACTTGGACAAACTGCCTGTTATTGCTTGTcctataaatgtaaaaatatatttaagatgACATATttcatactttttaaaattattatactTATATGGTTTTCTTTCAGTAACCTCTTTTTGTTATTCAAACTGAAGCCATTGATACGGCTGGGCCCTTTTCATGAAACATTCCTCAACTGACTGGTGATAGACCACACCCTTTTACTGTATCGTCCAGAGGAACGtcaagttatatttaaaaaaaaaaaaaaaaaaatctaataatggCTGTTCAGCTATGCAATGGACAAGAGGCACATAACAACAATAATGCTTGTGGGACagactgctcattaaaatattttgcatattttaaagagaagacgattatctattcagaggtACCAGGATATTTAGTAAGTATGGGGTATGAGTGAGGAAAAATGAGCAATACAATACCCACCCCTAAATCATTTGCTGTTTCCATAATGTGTATGtactatatctctctctctcatatatatatatatttatatttctgataaTTAAATTAACAGACATCAAACCCTGTTAACTGCCAGCATCTCCTTGTCTATTTTATATTCTCTTTCCGTTCCATCACTGCACTTGGATTGCATGAATTGCTTAAGTTGTGTGAAAACATGTCTACTGTAACATAAGCCTGCCcagcactgttttgttttgcattactCATAACACTTGGCTCAGGAGTTGTTCCTTTTTCATAACAAAGATAATGTTTGTTTTCTCTAACTACAAGCTCCCTGGCTTTGACAGAGTTCTTCAGGTACGCATTGACTGATGGGGTCTCCTCAAAAACATTGATCTCTGAAATGTCCTCCATGGGGCTCTCTTCATTTTTGCTGTATGAAGGAGACCCAGGTTCACTCTGCAACTCAGTGGAGGAGACTGACAGGAGAGGCTGATTCGAGAGTGACCGGTTTAACATTTTTTCTGCCAACATTTGCTTGCGATATCCATCTCCTGAAACGTAATAGTCTAATGACAATTGTGCCTGGCTGGGTCCTCTGGGAGGGTTGATCGGTGTGATGAGTTTACTCTCAGCGCTGATTATAGAAGGTCTCTGAAGAGGCAGATCTGAGGCGTTCTCAATGAttaacaaattatacacaaaatttTCACCGTCTTGCTTAGACTTGTTTAAATTGGCCTGTAAACAAAATTAACATTAATTAAAGTTATTTAGTGAACACTAATGCCGTTCACAGTTATATAAGCTATATTTGAAATATCATCAGCCTATGTTGGATcaaacaggatactcatcaatgaAAGTTGACTTTCGGACTTAAACAATAACATCAGTCTGCCTATATATTTCTACCATGATATCTGTGAGGAAGGCAGAAGCCGAAGCATTGtagttaattattaaaatagtgagttttcagttagcaatttttttgcaaaactccaaaaaaacTAATTCCAATGTATTCACACCCTTTGATaagatagtattgtctacaatgtgctagaaatttcaatatgataatgctgaacctaattctagaaaagtctagaaaatgctggattgtaggtcaacattcttagagtataaacgGGTTagacataggatgattgctgtcattaccaacaagtcaatatgggaaaaagtaaagagctatctgaagaccttaggcagaaaattattgtcataaagctggagaaggatacaagaagatttccaagcatttgagtatcccaatttcaactattgtttctattatcaagaagtacaagactcatggtactgtcacaacactccctcagtctggaagaaagaaggttctttcaccaagaacaagtagaagaattgtgaggaaggttaataacaatccgagattgactgccaaatatattcaaagtgaattggctgcaagtgggactggagtttccatttcaaccacaggtaGAGTATTGCATTGTGAAGGTCTCAAtgggtcgcaggccaaggaaaaagccactcttaggaaaacgtccgaaggacaatcgcttaaagtttgcaaaatggcatttgaatgatggatatgagttctggtcaaaagttttgagGAGTGATTAAATAAGTCGAGCTATTTGGGCACGTTGACAGTCATtaagtttggagaaagtctggggagccatacaaagaaaagaacaccatatctactgtcaagcatggaggtggtaatatccttctatggagctgtttttcctctaatggcacaggaaatttagttccaatagatggtaaaatggattccataccaaaagatattggccaaatCATCTGAAatcctccgctacaaaacttggtttaaagcgcaactgtaCCTTCCAGACAACGACtgaaagcacacatcaaaatctacttcagaatggttaaagaagaataaaaaccaaggctctggaatggcctagtcaaagtcccgatctaaatacGATTGTGAATCTTATGAGTTGAAGgcagctgtgcacaagagaagtcctcagaatttgaatgaactggaacaattttgcattgaagaatggtaaaaaaaaaaaaaaaatcactaaagaatcatgccagaagctcattgacaaatatcctaataatttaaaagagttattattgctaaaggtgcctcaactagctattaaatTTAagtttccttgtcagggtatgaatactttcgAATctgcattttttgagttttgcaacaaaatgcagaaataaacaattgtagacatctattgtATATGCTTACGCAAAATCCTACCTTTATTTCCTTTTGGTTTCAGTCCTAAATCTTTTTACAATGATGATACTTGTTACATAGAGGTTTTCTGAATCatgtgtattattgttattggaTTAACAATCTGTATCTCTAGAAGCTAATTGTTTCTCCTggttataacattttaaatgtataccgTAAAAATGTTCTCCAGTGGCATTTTACTAATACTGCTACGTGCAGGATCTGGTATTTCAGGAAGCAGATATTTTTTCGCCCTGCAGTGAAATAAAGAAGTACAATTTTAAACAGTGGTCCTCTTCACCCATTACAAACCTTTAGAAATGTTAATAACGATACATTTGCACAATCATTTTGCAACTGATGCTCTTCTCATGGTTCTACTGCGCATGTATCATTGTTTACCATGACTCAACATGGTTTAcctcctctctgggctttacaatgcttaccattgCTTTTCCATGCTTGCActatgttttactacactttgctatgcttttactatggtacatttttataagtgAAGTGGCACACATGTTTAAGTCAAGCAATGGGACCTTGTGAAAGGCTAGGATACATGTCATACGCAACTCAGTAGACAGTGGGCTCTGAATCAGTAGTTATACAATAAAAGCTAATAGAAAGTGAAGATTTGCATGATAGTCAAAATCAAATTCCAGGGCGGCTCACTAAGGATGTCAATTATCAAagtgtttatttaatatttacacATGAACCTTAAAATAGCCACCGTACAATTCAATTTTAGTTGAATTTCACTGTAAAAAGTTGCAATATGTATATTCAAAATATTTCTTACATAGCAAAGGTAGAAATTCCTAAAATGATGATCGCGACGATACCCAGTCCAGCAGCCAGAGAGCTGTATTTAATAAAAGGGAGACCTGCAAAACAGAAATAACCAGTTCTGTTACAAGAATGCATGTGAAATGAGATGGAAAAGCTGCCTTGTGTGTATTCTTATTGATTTTTTAGACGAACAGCGCCCTCAAGGTTATGAGCATCTAGCCTGCTCTTAAAGCTTCATGTGGTTCAAGGCTCATCTTGACAAGAGGCAGCATTTCAACTAGTGAAAGAAATGACCTCACCACTGACTCACATTATAGCTACGGTACATGCCATCTGTGTATAGCTTTCCaaccacagtacagtatttatattaaataacGTGGGCGTCAGGATCTGTGCTGAAGATAGTCTTCACTCGTGGCGGTGCAATGGAAGTCTAAAACAAGTTGGTGAATTGTTGCCCCAGCATGTGGCCTCCATTTCACTTCATGAGCTTACCCTTCACATtatcattatttaattaaaactggTGCTTTGCTGCATCTCAGTGGAGAGTACTGATACACAAACATGAAATGCTTGCAGCCTCTGAGTTACTGTACTGCATCTGCAGTGCTGTGacacctttatttattttcttaagctTCTAAACTGTActttactgtacaatacaaagaTTTTATTTGGACTGTTAAATACTTACTATATCTGACTGTTGTAAAGAAAGTTTCAGAGCTGTTGGTCTGTCCCGCTTTAGTACTAGCCATTACATGAACAATGTACTTTGTGTTGGGCAGCAGAGAATCCAGCAAATACTCCAAGATGCTGCTGTTCACCGTTACAtctaataaagttaaaaaaaaagaaaacaatcattAAAGCCATTTAAAAGTACAGAGAAAACAAAGTGAGGCTAAGATATCTGAATAAAAGGGGCTAAGTGACACTACTTGTTACTTGGGTTTCACATCACAGAGTTTAGGGGCAGTGGCGACGcgtagggggggcacgcctggtcacgtgcccccccagatttccaGACTTCtgccaggttttattattaatatatatatacatatataatatttttttgttttgttttaatgtttttcgtAAGTGGGTAGAGAATGTGTGAGTGCGCAGTAGTTTATTTCAGACTTTCAAACCTTATTAACATAACcacaccgttatatttgttctcgcgAGAACGAGTGTCTGACCGTTCACCGTTATACTTGTTCTCGTGAGagacactttttcagtcagcgcgGCATTCGAAAatatgttaaaatggcaaaaagacagctaagtTTGGagtttttttacaacaaaaaatctaaaccaccaacgccagagaAATCAACAGAAActgaacctgactcttctgtagttcagaatgttagcAGCAACGAGAGTGACGATACAATTTCAAACGCTCTGGTTAGTGCGGGTGCAGCAACTGTCGAGTCTGTCGATAAAAGAGACCCTTGCCTTGGACCGGATGCAGCTTTGGAATATATCGAAGAAGGCCCGTATCAGCCAGTAATTGATTTTCCAGCCAGTGCCTGTGGGATCAAAACCAGAAAATTCAGGCAAGTGTGGTACAATGAGTATAAATGGCTTGAATACAGTGTACGTGATGACAGAGCTTTCTGCTTTTGCTGTCGAGCATTTGGCAATGGGCCAAACAGTGACCTGGCATTTCGAGTTACTGGTTTTAAAACATGGAAGAAAGCAAATGAAAGATTTCGGGAACATTCAAAGTGTGAAGCTCATCTAGAGGCCGTTGCTAAATGGAAGGGTAGGCTGCAGTCCTGTAAAACAGGGAGTGTTGCGTCCCAGCTTGAtagtcaaaagaaaaaaagagtggCGGACAACAGAGCATATTTAGAAACTGTAATAGAGAGTACTTTATTTTGCGCTCGCCAGGGTATACCTTTGAGGGGACACGAAGAGGGAATGGATTCCACAAATCAAGGCAATTTGCGGGAATTGATGAAACTGCGTAGTACAGACAACGAACTGATTCAACGATTTATGGTTAACCGAGAGAAATACTGCACCTACCTTCACAGCTCGTGTCAGAATGAAATAATCGAAATCATGGCTTCACAAGTAACAGATTCAAtcgtaaatgaagtaaaaaaagctGAAGTGTTTTCCATCATTGCAGACGAAACAATGGATCTGTCAAGACACGAGCAAGTTGCTCTCATAGTGCGCTACGTAAACCAGTCATTTGAAATACAGGAGCGGTTTATTGGCTTCTACAGGACGCTGCAGACGGACGAGGCTTCACTTGCCACACTGATCAAGAGTACATTATCAGCCTTGGGACTTGATATTTCAGCTCTAAGAGGTCAATGTTATGATGGAGCCGCCAACATGAGAGGACCCTACAAAGGTGTGGCCACACGGATACTTAGCGAAAATCCTCTAGCTTACTATGTTCACTGTTATGCTCATATATTAAATCTGTGCGTAGTGGACATGGTTTCCTGCATTCCAGTTGTCCGAAATGCTTTCGGAATTCTCCAGGCTCTACGAAATTTCATTGAAGTAAGCTCAAAGAGACATGCTGTGTTTGAAAAAATTACGTCACAAAAAACGTATTCTGCGGGGCCAGCTACTCTTAAATCACTCAGCGACACTCGTTGGAACTGTCGAGTCGAGGCTATCAGAGCTGTATTGGAAAATTTTGATGAAATGGTTCAAGCTCTGAACGAAATTGCACATGGGGGTTCAAAAGCTGGAACTGAAGCTTATGCACTTCTCAGAAATGTGCAAGACTTCAATTTTCTGTACTGCATGTTTTTTATGCGGAGAGTGCTAATGCAAACAAACCACCTGTCCAAATTTCTTCAATCAAAAGACTTTACATATCAAACAGCAATGGCGATGGCTAAATCCACAGTGTCTGTACTAAAGGAAATGAGAAGTGATGATTTTGCATCCCAAACCTTTAATCACGTCAATGAACTGTGCCAGAAAAATGGTTATTCTGGCCCTTGTGTGCCACGCAAACCGGTTATTCCCACAAAACTGGGAGGAGGGGTAAAGTCCTCTTTTGAAAAGCCTGAGGACTACTACAggactgaaatactgtacagcactCTGGATACCCTTATTGAGGAAGTAGAAGACCGCTTTTCCGAGAATGACCTGTTCATTTTCAAGTCCCTTGCAGACGTTCTCTCTTCTGAGAGCCCATCAGATGAAAGTGTTGGCGCTGTTTCCACCACTTACAGTATTGATCAAGAAGATCTGAACTCTGAAATCAATTTGTTTTCCCGGATGTTTAAAGATGGCATTGCTGACAAGAGTAATGAGGAAGAGGAGCGCACCCAGCTGGAAAAAAGACTGCGATTCTTTCGTGAAATGGCACTGCGTGACACCCTTCCAAATCTGTCCAAACTCTACGTGCTTTACTTAACTATCCCAGTGACTACAGCATCGGCTGAGAGAAGCTTTTCTTCTTTGCGGCAACTGAAAACTTACCTGAGGACGACAATGACAGATGCTCGTGTTTCTAACCTGGCaatactacagattgaaaaaGGAGGACACGCTGTTAACATACTGGACGTTGTAACAAGGTTTGCAAGCAGAAAGGACCGACGCCTACAATTCTTTTGACAAGGTAAGGTTTTTAAAGCATGTACATTTGTTAttgaatttgttattgtcatttacaTGTGTTATTTTTTAGCTAATGGTTATTTGTCACAATAATAGGATTAGGTCATATGTTTGTTAAAGCATTTCGTATTGGGAGCCGCAAGGTGGCGTGGCTATGTTTATTATGAATGGAAAGTTAGCACGCCACAACCCAGGAAGTCGctctgttttctttctgatttaagAACACCCGCTAGTCGTCTCATTACTGTGGTGCAGTCGTCGCTGTGTTATTTTTTGGAAAACTTGCTATGTGGTTAACAAATACCCGAGAGATTTGGGGTAATTAAAACTACTTTGTCTACTGACCCTGAACATTGCATACCACCAGGAACTTTAAATTGTGCCCCCCCACTATCAACAGTTACGCGTCGCCACTGTTTAGGGGTCTCCCAGTGCATAGAGTCCACATCACCGACCACTACAGAGTTCCTGAAGGTGCAATTCATCACAATTAGCAGAGCTTGAGTCCTGGCATGGATGGCAGGAGAGTTTCACATTAAGACAGCACCTACATGAGTGGAACCCTTTCACTGCATGGTGTCCCTCATTTTCcatttgctttaaataaaaatccCCCACTCCACTCCAAAGAAAACAGGTGGTTGATTGTATTGATTCTGTTTATTTGTCCTATCCGCCTTGTTGCTGGAGTGCCGGACACTATGCTGACTAACGATGCAATGATGGATTGCTCAGAGAGGACCCAATGCTGCCTGGTGTTTTGGGAAGCTTGAATTGAAGTACAGGTACGTTCAGCAGGTATAAAAGAGTGCAGGGGTTCCATTAGCAGGGCAAGCATTAACCATATATTGCATAAAGTATGACAGTGGCCTGTCAACTAGCCTGACCAgctattgtttaaaatacaatttctgaTTCTGCTTTATATTGTTTTATGGATGATAAAGGACCATAAAACTTGTACACCTTATTTATGGTGACAGCAAAGAATGTGTCATACTGCTGCAACATACCTACCAAAATTTGGAAATCGATTGTCGGGATAAAACTAGCAAGGACACAATTTGAACTTACAGGACTCTAGTCCTTTGTCATCTTTGTAAAATATAGTGTAGTTTGTGATGAATCCGTGGCGTTCATTCTTGGGGATTTCTCTCCACTTTATTGTTGCTGTGGTTTGTTGTACATTAAATGCCTGCACATCAGAAACTGGTCCTGGCGCtgagtgaaaaaagaaacaagaatacattattttgcacaaactatttttttcttttttaaaccaatGTTAGACCATGTCGATTCTAACATACCTGCTTCCTTCAGGTATGTCTGCACTGACACCAGTGTTCCTGGCTTTCCATCAAACAGAGGGGAAACTGTAATGTTATAACGCTGATATGGCTCGGATGCACCTACAGAATGAAATACTGAATTAAAACAGGaaatcaatcatttaaaaaaaaaaataaaaaaagataaaacctgAATACGAAACTATTGCCATGGGTGAAAAATTGAAATATAGGGTCGAAGGGGCTGTGCCAAGAAggatgtactgtagtgtattcaACATTTTAGTCTGGTAAAGGCTGAGTTCAAAGCTGAGTCTGCTGCTCTTGTGCCCGCTATCAGGAATGTCTGACATTACAGTTACATATTACATTCCCGTTAGTACTGCATCTCTTCATAAATGTGTATTTCTCACAGCATTTCTCAGTGCTTTCCTTTAGATTGAACaatattgtagtgtactgtaattTGGTTGtaagcttttgtttttaaaacagaatgTAACATTACAATTGCATCTCAGTACTTATTAGTGGTAAAGTTACACATTATTGTACAACATGTAGGTACAGTATAATAGTGTGTTATTCCAATACCCCACCCCCAGATGCGTCACTAATGCAGTTGTTGAATGCAGTTGTTGAAGACTTGCAAGCTTCACCTCAGGATGATCATTGTGATGATCTTACAAAGCCTTTCACAGAAAAATAATAGTCAAGATGATGATTTTAATGATTTATCATGatgaaatatcttaaaatactCCAGTCTTACCATTCAGGGACACATTAGTTGTATTAGTATATTGCCAGTCTATTTCACAGGTCTCATCATCCATGCACCAAtcaattatgtatgtatttactggCACATCAGGGGTCTTCCACTTGACCCATATGAGATCCTTATAAGAAAAAGCCTCTACTTCTTTCACTTGCTggagacctgaaaaaaaaaaaatgaagtgcctGTTACACCAGAACAGTAGTACTGTTCaccaaatgacaaagttttagtCATGATAAGTTGTCTGTTATATTTTTTGATCCCAAGAACTGCACTTATTCACTATGAAAGGTTTCAAAACATTAGTTAGCACAGCTTTAAAactaatatacaaataaaaaaaaaaaaaaagttagaagtaCCTTTTTCACCTACTGCAGGAACTACCAATACCGCTTTGGGAGAGTCGCCAAAAGAGTTGAAAGCAACCACACTTATTTCAAAGGCTTCCTTTGTGAGATTCAGGGATGCCTTCAGACTGGTCGTATTTAAAACCAGGTCTGGCCAGGGTTTGCTCTTTGATTTGCATTGTACTCTGAACCAAAACGTGCCGTCATTTGAAGTGGGTATCTGTAATGCCTGTAAAcagattaaacaaattattatttatgtatttattagaaGTTACTTCTCCAGGATTAGTCCAAGTACCTCGTTCACAAGGACACCCAATTCTTACACATGGTTCTGTGAAAGAATTACTTTGGCAAAATAAATTTCGCTTTTAGGCCTGAAACCAGGAGAAACAGGGATTAATTGCACTCTGCTCTcgcaataaaaatgaaagtacaggAGAGTCTTGCTCGTTAACATTTgtgtactacagtatatacatagGGCCTGCAGAAATTCACAGAGGATTTTACACCAACCAATTTTACACCTGTTCAGTCTTCGGCTCTCCAAATGTCTGTTTAACCAATTAGAATAAAGCAGACTTGCTAATCTGAACTCCGGTAGCCCAAACTGACCTGTACTCAGAACTATCATAACAGAATGCATGCGGATAGCAGCTGCAAGAACCACATTGTGATATTATAATGCACTGATACGAGTGTAAAGCATTGACAGCagtttctgcattttttattcaacatttttgactaaaatgaatgcataaaacaAAGAGTTTGGTAAAGAGTATGATCAAACCACTAATATGAACAGAGACCTTTCCCAACTGGCT encodes the following:
- the LOC131715973 gene encoding uncharacterized protein LOC131715973 — protein: MASTKAGQTNSSETFFTTVRYSLPFIKYSSLAAGLGIVAIIILGISTFAMAKKYLLPEIPDPARSSISKMPLENIFTANLNKSKQDGENFVYNLLIIENASDLPLQRPSIISAESKLITPINPPRGPSQAQLSLDYYVSGDGYRKQMLAEKMLNRSLSNQPLLSVSSTELQSEPGSPSYSKNEESPMEDISEINVFEETPSVNAYLKNSVKARELVVRENKHYLCYEKGTTPEPSVMSNAKQNSAGQAYVTVDMFSHNLSNSCNPSAVMERKENIK